In one Pseudarthrobacter sp. NBSH8 genomic region, the following are encoded:
- a CDS encoding urease accessory protein UreF, which translates to MPNTPTERVNEPPSYLLPLLQLSDSALPTGGFSHSFGMETFLERGLIDGEASFASWLGQFVSIQLTYSDGFALRLAFEASSVDEMARVDRMIAAAALPREVREAGTKMGARMLAIAGTVAPGTGLADYAADVGSGRCAGHPAVAFGVAGRQLGVPLEELLASYLFTAVTSLTQNAIRAIPIGQDAGQRVLLGTHPKIMDAVRRIQALDADDFGITAPGLEIAQMRHERQRVRMFMS; encoded by the coding sequence ATGCCGAACACACCCACTGAGCGCGTGAACGAGCCGCCGTCGTACCTGCTGCCGCTGTTGCAGCTCTCTGACTCTGCGCTCCCCACGGGCGGGTTCAGTCATTCCTTCGGGATGGAGACGTTCCTGGAACGCGGGCTCATCGACGGCGAAGCGAGCTTCGCCAGCTGGCTGGGCCAGTTTGTGAGCATCCAACTGACCTACAGTGACGGATTCGCCCTGCGCCTCGCGTTCGAGGCGTCCTCAGTGGACGAGATGGCCAGGGTCGACCGGATGATCGCCGCGGCGGCACTGCCCCGGGAGGTCCGCGAAGCAGGGACCAAGATGGGCGCACGGATGCTGGCCATCGCCGGAACCGTGGCGCCGGGTACAGGGCTCGCGGACTACGCGGCCGACGTCGGATCTGGGCGTTGCGCCGGGCATCCGGCTGTCGCATTCGGCGTTGCCGGCCGGCAGTTGGGCGTCCCGCTGGAGGAATTGCTGGCGAGCTATCTCTTCACGGCAGTCACCTCCCTGACCCAAAATGCCATCCGGGCCATCCCTATCGGGCAGGATGCCGGGCAGCGTGTCCTGCTGGGAACGCATCCGAAGATCATGGACGCAGTCCGCCGGATCCAGGCACTCGATGCCGACGACTTCGGAATCACGGCCCCCGGCCTCGAAATCGCCCAGATGCGCCACGAACGCCAGCGCGTCCGCATGTTTATGTCTTAG
- a CDS encoding urease accessory protein UreD has translation MTGAPAPELPVRRAAVELAGTLALTVGVRGDRCIATSQYHQGALRILRPHYLDDTGQVCYVVVNPGGGYVGGDEYEIDIAVETGARLLLTTQSATKVYRTPGNRAEQRTHIRLGPNASLECLPDPLIAYRGATYRQATVVEMDGSASLVMAEIVTPGWSPDGALFGYDEIRLRNEISVNGRLAVLDNLLIRPLTGAAPLDGMAFLEDYTHVGSLLVMDARVDAALLNELHEELLPLAGACNLGMSLLDGGLAIRALSHATEPLDAVIRAGIDFLRFRWHGQPRLNLRKY, from the coding sequence GTGACGGGTGCACCGGCGCCGGAACTCCCGGTGCGCCGTGCCGCCGTCGAACTCGCCGGTACGCTCGCCCTCACCGTGGGTGTGCGGGGCGACCGCTGCATCGCCACCAGCCAGTACCACCAGGGGGCGCTTCGTATTCTCCGCCCGCACTACCTCGATGACACGGGCCAGGTCTGCTACGTGGTGGTCAATCCCGGGGGCGGGTACGTCGGTGGCGACGAGTATGAAATCGACATCGCCGTGGAGACAGGGGCCCGGCTCCTGCTGACCACGCAGTCCGCGACGAAGGTCTACCGCACGCCCGGGAACCGGGCCGAGCAGCGGACACACATCCGGCTCGGCCCCAACGCGAGCCTGGAATGTTTGCCGGACCCGCTGATCGCCTACCGCGGGGCAACCTACCGGCAGGCCACGGTGGTTGAGATGGATGGCAGCGCCTCGCTGGTGATGGCCGAGATCGTCACCCCGGGCTGGTCGCCGGACGGCGCCCTGTTCGGCTACGACGAGATTCGTCTGCGGAACGAGATCTCGGTCAACGGGCGCCTGGCGGTGCTCGACAACCTGCTGATCCGCCCGCTGACCGGTGCCGCCCCGCTAGACGGCATGGCCTTCCTCGAGGACTACACCCACGTCGGTTCCCTCCTGGTCATGGATGCCCGTGTCGATGCCGCGCTGCTGAACGAGCTGCATGAGGAGCTGCTGCCGCTGGCCGGCGCGTGCAATCTGGGCATGTCACTGCTCGACGGCGGCCTGGCCATCCGGGCCCTGTCCCACGCCACCGAGCCGCTGGACGCAGTCATCCGCGCCGGCATCGATTTCCTGCGCTTCCGCTGGCACGGCCAGCCCCGCCTTAACCTTCGAAAGTACTGA
- the ureG gene encoding urease accessory protein UreG: protein MKLIKIGVGGPVGAGKTQLVERLTRHLSAEISMAAITNDIYTIEDAKILAANGILPLDRIIGIETGGCPHTAIREDTSMNSAAVEELRLRHPGLEVVFIESGGDNLSATFSPELVDFSIYIIDVAQGEKIPRKAGQGMIKSDFFIINKKDLAPYVGADLSVMEADTLEFRGNKPYCFTNLKTDEGLEHVINWIRRDVLMLDLRQ from the coding sequence ATGAAACTCATCAAAATCGGCGTCGGCGGTCCTGTCGGCGCAGGCAAGACCCAGCTCGTGGAACGCCTGACCCGCCACCTCAGCGCCGAGATTTCGATGGCCGCGATCACCAACGACATCTACACCATCGAGGACGCCAAGATCCTCGCGGCCAACGGGATCCTGCCCCTGGACCGCATCATCGGAATCGAAACCGGCGGTTGCCCGCACACGGCCATCCGGGAGGACACGTCGATGAATTCGGCTGCTGTGGAGGAGTTGCGGCTGCGCCACCCCGGCCTCGAAGTCGTCTTCATCGAAAGCGGGGGAGACAACCTCTCGGCCACGTTCAGCCCGGAGCTTGTGGACTTCTCGATCTACATCATCGACGTGGCGCAGGGCGAGAAGATCCCGCGCAAGGCCGGCCAGGGCATGATCAAGTCCGACTTCTTCATCATCAACAAGAAGGATCTGGCCCCGTATGTGGGCGCCGACCTCTCCGTGATGGAAGCGGACACGCTCGAGTTCCGCGGCAACAAGCCGTACTGCTTCACCAACCTCAAAACCGACGAAGGCCTGGAGCACGTCATCAACTGGATCAGGCGCGACGTGCTTATGCTTGATCTCCGCCAGTGA
- a CDS encoding HoxN/HupN/NixA family nickel/cobalt transporter, with product MKAVLNHHEREALPTARRLAVTFAAVAALHGVMLALLADSLRTNHNPVVLGLLITAYLAGVKHSYDWDHIAAIDNSTRRFAAQGRSPVSVGFAFSMGHSMVVVLAGVLVVSGAGIIQDALNDGSPANMVLSITGASVSGLFLLTIGVYNAAAFRRTALLYRRVKDGATVTREALAPTGLVARLLDKPLSRVNRPRDIFVLGFLFGLGFDTASTIAFLLLTATAALAGISPVALMALPFGFMAAMTLCDTVNGVAMMKMYRSAVVDPRRRIGFNMVITGVSAASALFISIITIAGVLHAMLGLTDPVTTFLAELELGHAGLVLVALLLFIWAAYTWVRRAGGSASATTGANPQG from the coding sequence ATGAAAGCCGTCTTGAACCACCACGAGCGGGAAGCCCTCCCGACAGCCCGCCGCTTGGCGGTGACCTTCGCGGCTGTCGCCGCCCTTCACGGGGTGATGCTCGCGCTGCTGGCCGATTCCCTGCGGACAAACCACAACCCTGTGGTGCTCGGCCTGCTCATCACCGCTTACCTTGCCGGTGTGAAGCACAGCTACGACTGGGACCACATTGCGGCGATCGATAACTCCACCCGCCGCTTCGCGGCCCAGGGCCGCAGCCCCGTCAGCGTGGGCTTCGCCTTCAGCATGGGGCACAGCATGGTGGTTGTGCTTGCCGGGGTACTTGTGGTCAGCGGTGCCGGCATCATTCAGGATGCACTTAATGACGGATCGCCGGCGAACATGGTTTTGAGTATTACCGGGGCATCCGTCTCGGGTCTGTTCCTGCTGACCATCGGCGTTTACAACGCCGCCGCGTTCCGACGTACCGCCTTGTTGTACCGCCGGGTCAAGGACGGTGCAACCGTCACCCGCGAGGCGCTCGCGCCGACCGGTCTGGTGGCCCGCCTGCTCGACAAGCCGCTCTCCCGGGTAAACCGCCCACGCGACATTTTTGTCCTGGGCTTCCTTTTCGGCCTTGGCTTCGACACCGCCTCGACCATCGCGTTCCTGCTCCTCACGGCGACGGCCGCCCTCGCCGGCATCTCGCCGGTCGCGCTGATGGCCCTGCCCTTCGGCTTCATGGCGGCGATGACGCTGTGCGACACGGTGAACGGCGTCGCCATGATGAAGATGTACCGAAGCGCCGTTGTGGACCCCCGGCGCCGTATCGGCTTCAACATGGTCATCACCGGTGTGTCCGCAGCCTCTGCCCTCTTCATCTCGATCATCACCATCGCCGGCGTACTGCACGCGATGCTCGGACTCACCGACCCGGTGACCACATTCCTGGCCGAGCTCGAACTGGGCCACGCCGGGCTGGTCCTCGTGGCGCTGTTGCTGTTTATCTGGGCTGCGTATACCTGGGTCCGCCGCGCCGGCGGATCCGCCTCAGCCACAACGGGCGCAAACCCGCAGGGATAG